Proteins from one Bartonella sp. HY328 genomic window:
- a CDS encoding peroxiredoxin, whose amino-acid sequence MIGRKVPDVTFRTRIRDESIGGSNPYRWQDVTSADYFANKRVILFSLPGAFTPTCSTFQLPDFEKLYPDFQALGIDAIYCLSVNDAFVMNAWGKQQGVQNIKLIPDGSGEFTRRMGMLVRKDNVGFGLRSWRYAAVINNGTIEQWFEEEGLSDNCDSDPYGASSPQNILEVLKAEAAAA is encoded by the coding sequence ATGATCGGTAGAAAAGTTCCTGATGTTACATTTCGCACTCGTATTCGCGATGAATCAATCGGGGGCTCTAATCCTTACCGTTGGCAAGATGTGACATCAGCTGATTATTTTGCAAATAAGCGTGTTATTCTTTTTTCTCTACCAGGGGCTTTTACCCCAACCTGCTCAACCTTCCAATTGCCTGATTTTGAAAAACTATATCCTGATTTTCAAGCGCTTGGCATTGATGCTATTTATTGCCTTTCAGTCAATGATGCGTTTGTCATGAATGCATGGGGCAAGCAGCAAGGCGTGCAAAACATTAAACTTATTCCAGATGGTTCTGGCGAATTTACCCGCAGAATGGGCATGCTAGTGCGCAAAGATAATGTTGGTTTTGGCTTGCGTTCATGGCGTTATGCTGCGGTTATCAATAATGGTACTATTGAACAATGGTTTGAAGAAGAAGGCTTGAGCGATAATTGCGATAGCGATCCTTATGGTGCATCATCACCACAAAATATTTTGGAAGTTTTAAAAGCAGAAGCTGCAGCAGCTTAA
- a CDS encoding biotin transporter BioY, protein MTIKDVVLIALMAAFIIVLGFIPAFTIPFIPVPITTQSLGVMLAGALLGVKRGVCAILIIWILVAVGLPILSGGRGGLGVFMGATAGYFVGWAFGAAVIGFLFNLFRNNITPVKEIIALILGGIFTVYFFGIVWLYFWSRIMAINTTLWQIILANLAFIPIDLVKVAIVFGILKVLHKALPGQFGSDAAKKIDDWKKIFD, encoded by the coding sequence GTGACTATAAAAGATGTAGTGCTTATCGCATTAATGGCGGCCTTTATCATTGTACTTGGTTTTATACCGGCTTTTACTATTCCCTTCATTCCAGTGCCAATTACCACGCAAAGTCTTGGGGTTATGCTTGCCGGTGCTTTATTGGGAGTAAAGCGCGGAGTTTGCGCCATTTTAATCATCTGGATTTTGGTTGCCGTGGGTTTGCCGATTTTGTCGGGAGGCCGTGGTGGTCTTGGCGTTTTTATGGGCGCTACCGCAGGTTATTTCGTTGGCTGGGCTTTTGGCGCTGCGGTTATAGGTTTTTTATTTAATCTCTTTCGCAATAATATTACACCTGTTAAGGAAATTATTGCACTTATACTTGGCGGTATTTTCACGGTTTATTTCTTTGGTATCGTTTGGCTATACTTTTGGTCGCGCATTATGGCAATTAACACAACTTTGTGGCAAATAATTTTAGCCAATCTAGCTTTTATACCCATAGATCTTGTTAAAGTCGCGATTGTTTTTGGTATTTTAAAAGTGCTGCATAAAGCGTTGCCAGGTCAATTTGGATCTGATGCAGCTAAAAAAATTGATGACTGGAAAAAGATATTTGATTAA
- the hpaR gene encoding homoprotocatechuate degradation operon regulator HpaR, which translates to MKNMEQISFIKNCLAVSLLRAREIITRDLRSMLAEFDMTEQQWRVLRVLREESPLEATELANRSCILSPSLTRILRTLEKRDFIIREKDPSDSRRSLLALSREGIEMIDKITPVGEAIYGAFVERFGKEKFQQLLTLLHEIEEMQSS; encoded by the coding sequence ATGAAAAATATGGAGCAAATAAGTTTTATTAAAAATTGCTTGGCTGTCAGTCTTTTACGTGCGCGTGAAATTATCACTCGTGATTTGCGAAGCATGCTTGCAGAATTTGATATGACTGAGCAGCAATGGCGCGTTTTACGCGTTTTGCGAGAAGAGTCGCCTCTTGAAGCGACGGAGCTTGCTAATCGATCTTGTATTCTTTCACCAAGTCTTACGCGCATATTGCGGACCCTTGAAAAGCGCGATTTTATCATTCGCGAAAAAGACCCATCTGATAGCCGGCGATCCTTGCTTGCACTTTCGAGGGAGGGAATAGAGATGATAGATAAGATTACCCCAGTTGGAGAGGCAATTTATGGTGCATTTGTCGAGCGGTTTGGGAAGGAAAAATTTCAGCAACTTTTGACACTTCTGCACGAAATTGAAGAGATGCAATCTTCGTAA
- a CDS encoding TIGR01244 family sulfur transferase — protein MKIKPIDDGVYVCGQIEPTDMAALKEFGIATIICNRPDDEEANQPSFADIKKAADAAGIATYYIPVVPMGIAEEDLDAMRNAIAEAEKPLLAFCRSGGRSSTIYGLVTDN, from the coding sequence ATGAAGATCAAGCCAATTGATGATGGTGTTTATGTATGCGGTCAAATTGAACCAACAGATATGGCTGCTTTAAAGGAATTTGGCATCGCGACGATTATTTGCAATCGCCCTGATGACGAGGAAGCTAATCAACCATCCTTTGCCGACATCAAAAAAGCTGCTGATGCTGCAGGCATAGCCACCTATTATATTCCAGTTGTGCCTATGGGTATTGCTGAGGAAGATCTTGACGCCATGCGTAATGCCATTGCTGAGGCTGAAAAGCCGCTGCTTGCGTTTTGTCGTTCTGGTGGTCGATCAAGCACCATCTATGGCCTTGTTACAGATAACTAA
- a CDS encoding SH3 domain-containing protein, whose protein sequence is MNRFAKSIIAASTLAIAVISGALCAQATTISAPALSLHNAPASSAAVTSNIAKGTQVNVGVCNSAWCYVTAGNQKGWVETNKLSGQLAAANSQARSMSAGGATGSAGATGGRTASAGLNISITIVPEQSEAKAANHNRINVAKIAPQHLR, encoded by the coding sequence ATGAACCGTTTTGCAAAATCAATCATCGCTGCTTCAACTCTAGCAATCGCAGTTATTAGCGGCGCACTTTGCGCACAAGCAACCACAATTTCAGCCCCTGCTTTATCATTGCATAATGCACCTGCATCAAGTGCAGCTGTAACAAGCAATATTGCTAAGGGGACACAAGTTAATGTTGGTGTTTGTAATTCAGCTTGGTGCTATGTAACTGCTGGCAACCAAAAAGGTTGGGTTGAAACCAACAAGCTTTCAGGCCAATTGGCTGCAGCAAATAGCCAAGCTCGCTCAATGAGTGCTGGTGGTGCAACTGGTAGTGCTGGCGCAACAGGTGGCCGCACTGCTTCTGCTGGCTTAAACATTTCAATCACTATTGTGCCTGAACAATCAGAAGCAAAAGCTGCTAATCACAATCGCATCAATGTGGCTAAAATTGCACCACAACATTTGCGTTAA
- a CDS encoding SH3 domain-containing protein: MKCFVKYGIATFFFVIMFMGNPQFAPALNLSSPSISIFSGPSTAYPIISKIPKGTNFDIKACNAKWCHITTKTIKGWVEKKKISKEVAVNNYHKKTVDGYVQKIGKNKQSIIRNSTAVSSLQISITIIPVSK; encoded by the coding sequence ATGAAATGCTTTGTAAAATATGGTATTGCAACTTTTTTCTTTGTTATAATGTTTATGGGTAATCCTCAATTTGCTCCGGCTCTGAATTTATCCTCACCATCCATATCTATTTTTTCGGGACCATCAACAGCTTATCCTATTATATCAAAAATTCCTAAAGGAACCAATTTTGATATTAAAGCATGCAATGCTAAATGGTGCCATATCACAACCAAAACCATTAAGGGGTGGGTTGAGAAAAAGAAAATATCGAAGGAAGTGGCTGTCAATAATTATCACAAAAAAACGGTAGATGGCTATGTTCAAAAAATTGGTAAAAATAAACAGTCGATTATTCGTAATTCAACTGCTGTGTCAAGTTTGCAGATAAGTATTACAATTATTCCTGTTTCAAAATAA